A genomic stretch from Suncus etruscus isolate mSunEtr1 chromosome 17, mSunEtr1.pri.cur, whole genome shotgun sequence includes:
- the MAPK1 gene encoding mitogen-activated protein kinase 1, with product MASAGAGPEMVRGQVFDVGPRYTNLSYIGEGAYGMVCSAYDNVNKVRVAIKKISPFEHQTYCQRTLREIKILLRFRHENIIGINDIIRAPTIEQMKDVYIVQDLMETDLYKLLKTQHLSNDHICYFLYQILRGLKYIHSANVLHRDLKPSNLLLNTTCDLKICDFGLARVADPDHDHTGFLTEYVATRWYRAPEIMLNSKGYTKSIDIWSVGCILAEMLSNRPIFPGKHYLDQLNHILGILGSPSQEDLNCIINLKARNYLLSLPHKNKVPWNRLFPNADSKALDLLDKMLTFNPHKRIEVEQALAHPYLEQYYDPSDEPIAEAPFKFDMELDDLPKEKLKELIFEETARFQPGYRS from the exons tTCTGCTTATGATAATGTCAACAAAGTTCGAGTAGCTATCAAGAAAATCAGCCCTTTTGAGCACCAGACCTACTGCCAGAGAACCTTGagagaaataaagattttactgCGCTTCAGACATGAGAACATCATTGGAATCAATGATATTATTCGAGCACCAACCATTGAGCAAATGAAAGATGT ATATATAGTACAGGATCTCATGGAAACAGACCTCTACAAGCTCTTGAAGACACAACACCTCAGCAATGACCATATCTGCTATTTTCTTTACCAGATCCTCAGAgggttaaaatatattcattcagCTAATGTGCTGCACCGCGACCTCAAACCTTCTAACCTGCTGCTCAACACCACCTGCGATCTCAAG atctgtGACTTTGGCTTGGCTCGTGTTGCAGATCCGGACCATGATCACACAGGGTTCCTGACAGAGTATGTAGCCACACGTTGGTACAGGGCTCCAGAAATTATGTTGAATTCTAAG GGCTATACCAAGTCTATTGACATTTGGTCTGTAGGATGCATTCTGGCAGAGATGCTGTCCAACAGACCCATCTTCCCAGGAAAGCATTATCTTGACCAGCTGAATCACATTCTGG GTATTCTTGGATCCCCATCACAGGAAGACCTGAAttgtataataaatttaaaagctaGAAACTATTTGCTTTCTCTTCCACACAAAAATAAGGTGCCATGGAACAGGCTGTTCCCAAATGCTGACTCCAAAG CTCTGGACTTGCTGGACAAAATGTTGACATTCAACCCTCACAAGAGGATTGAAGTAGAACAGGCTTTGGCCCACCCATATCTGGAGCAGTATTATGATCCAAGTGATGAG CCTATTGCTGAAGCACCATTCAAGTTTGACATGGAATTAGATGACTTGCCCAAGGAAAAACTCAAAGAACTCATTTTTGAAGAGACTGCTAGATTCCAGCCAGGATACAGATCTTAA